A region from the Polaribacter sp. Hel1_33_78 genome encodes:
- a CDS encoding carboxypeptidase-like regulatory domain-containing protein, translating to MSAQINLEGKIYFENEPKSNVAVYLNNTTTGTITNKNGEFNLEVYNGIYELIISHIGFQTIKYNFDTSTYTKPLEFSLLEEESLLDEVVINGKENNEEWEYNFSVFIREFIGTSEFSKSCTIQNPKVLFFEFDSQNNILTAEAIEPLHIKNKALGYDIFYDLKHFSIEKKITKYLGYSYFKESKGSKNKQNKWRKNRLKAYNGSQVHFFKSVLKNSSKEEGFVINQFVRKKNKDRPSQEELLKARKTLSKSNVALNFSRKIDIPKNSIDSALVVLKKAKLPKYIDYLYKSEIASTEIIHEKNNETYLQFDNNLRITYLREKEEKGYILRNSLSKPRKAFPQASNIIPLAEKFIIYPSGILANPLDVLYEEYWSYEKFAHSLPLDYEPNNEN from the coding sequence TTGTCAGCTCAAATAAACTTAGAAGGGAAAATTTATTTTGAAAATGAACCAAAGAGCAATGTTGCTGTATATCTTAATAATACCACTACAGGAACAATTACAAATAAAAATGGAGAATTCAATTTAGAGGTATATAATGGAATTTATGAATTAATAATTTCACATATAGGATTTCAGACTATAAAATATAATTTTGATACTTCAACTTATACAAAACCACTCGAATTCTCATTATTAGAAGAAGAATCTCTATTAGATGAAGTTGTTATAAATGGTAAAGAAAATAATGAAGAATGGGAATATAATTTTTCCGTTTTCATTCGAGAATTTATTGGTACTAGTGAGTTTTCAAAATCTTGCACTATACAAAATCCAAAGGTTTTGTTTTTTGAATTTGATTCGCAAAATAATATTTTGACAGCGGAAGCGATTGAACCATTGCATATAAAAAATAAAGCTCTAGGTTATGATATTTTCTACGATTTGAAACACTTTTCAATAGAAAAAAAAATCACTAAATATTTAGGATATTCCTATTTTAAAGAATCAAAAGGCAGTAAAAATAAGCAGAATAAGTGGCGAAAAAACAGGTTAAAGGCTTATAATGGTTCACAAGTACACTTTTTCAAAAGTGTTTTAAAAAATTCATCAAAAGAAGAAGGTTTTGTAATAAATCAGTTTGTAAGAAAGAAAAATAAAGATAGACCTAGTCAAGAGGAATTATTAAAAGCTAGAAAGACATTATCTAAATCCAATGTCGCACTTAATTTTTCAAGAAAAATTGACATACCTAAAAATTCGATAGATTCAGCACTAGTTGTTTTAAAAAAAGCAAAACTTCCAAAATATATTGACTATTTATACAAGTCCGAAATAGCTTCTACAGAAATCATTCACGAAAAGAATAATGAAACTTATCTTCAATTTGATAATAATTTAAGAATTACATATCTAAGAGAAAAGGAAGAAAAGGGTTATATTTTAAGAAACTCATTAAGTAAACCTCGTAAAGCGTTTCCACAAGCATCGAATATAATTCCATTAGCAGAAAAATTTATAATTTACCCAAGTGGTATTTTGGCTAATCCATTAGATGTTTTGTATGAAGAATATTGGTCTTATGAAAAATTTGCACATTCTTTGCCTCTTGATTATGAACCGAATAATGAAAATTAA
- a CDS encoding helix-turn-helix domain-containing protein, with product METVTENQIVERIKKLKNKFPDFTIGAPTSICPIRDVLSTASDKWSILIILFLGYSKVLRFGELKKYVSQISSKVLSERLKKLERDGYITKKIFAEVPIRVEYQLTSLGYRYLEKLIVLSEWVTEEMDTIVENRKKYDKK from the coding sequence ATGGAAACTGTTACTGAAAATCAAATAGTTGAAAGAATAAAAAAATTAAAAAATAAATTTCCTGACTTTACTATTGGAGCACCAACAAGTATTTGTCCTATTCGCGATGTATTATCAACAGCATCTGATAAATGGAGTATCTTAATCATTCTATTTTTAGGCTATTCTAAAGTTTTACGTTTTGGTGAACTTAAAAAATATGTATCGCAAATCTCATCTAAGGTATTGTCTGAAAGATTGAAGAAACTTGAGCGAGATGGTTATATTACTAAAAAGATATTTGCAGAAGTACCTATCAGGGTTGAATACCAACTTACATCATTGGGATATAGGTATTTAGAAAAGCTAATAGTACTTTCAGAATGGGTAACTGAAGAAATGGACACAATTGTAGAAAACAGAAAAAAATACGATAAGAAATAA
- a CDS encoding carboxymuconolactone decarboxylase family protein gives MKTFKTKLSLIELKDGNARQLELLQKTKKENRMIPNMYKAMANSPALLDSYMYGYKLFRQESGFTAAEAEVVFLTISAENHCVYCMGAHSLLADTASNVPVKVTEAIRNNQKIPHEKFSKLSEFTSIMVNKRGLPTEEDVNVFLNAGYTESHVLSIILAISIKTISNYTNHIFHTELDTVFKSREWKGYKATRGFINLFRRLE, from the coding sequence ATGAAAACGTTTAAAACAAAATTGTCATTAATTGAATTGAAAGACGGTAATGCACGTCAACTTGAATTACTTCAAAAGACTAAAAAGGAAAACAGAATGATTCCAAATATGTATAAGGCAATGGCGAACAGTCCAGCGCTTTTAGATTCGTATATGTACGGTTACAAATTATTCCGTCAAGAAAGTGGCTTTACAGCCGCAGAAGCAGAAGTCGTTTTTCTTACAATTAGTGCTGAAAATCATTGTGTTTATTGTATGGGTGCTCATAGCTTGTTAGCTGATACAGCCTCGAATGTGCCCGTTAAAGTTACTGAAGCGATAAGAAATAATCAGAAAATACCACACGAAAAATTTAGCAAGCTCTCAGAGTTTACAAGTATAATGGTAAATAAAAGAGGTTTACCTACAGAAGAAGATGTAAACGTATTTTTAAATGCAGGTTATACTGAAAGTCACGTGTTAAGTATAATTTTGGCAATTTCTATAAAAACCATAAGTAATTATACAAATCATATTTTTCATACTGAATTAGATACTGTTTTCAAATCTAGGGAATGGAAAGGTTATAAAGCCACTAGAGGATTCATTAACTTATTTAGAAGACTTGAGTAG
- a CDS encoding redoxin domain-containing protein, whose translation MKKSLIILLTIVIFCSCEKETKIDTNYVIAKFQENAENINSLEYRMQRIDTFAQDGTVWNNTGIALIEKDKNDKVFGFSFYGKRDDIDKEYIYDAGKRFEISKTSKTYEVEPGNFGFIGSPGGQMVHQNIFKLDSIYKNITLSETQNSYLLSYEFENDTVYDVSNRLKVYELNKTDFFPIQIKQTSERLGNKSISIAKFSDIKINENVTLTIKESKQELQNYTIIQPEKRKPNKLLSKKLPLMELSDLFDKNTIIKVNNNKLTLIDFWEVWCSPCIASFPKVESLKNKFESELNVFGIVSEDYENAIKMVEKKGTTFQNLIGNNELEKEFGVNSWPRYFLVDKNGIVQKEYFGFSEQIEKDIKEFITK comes from the coding sequence ATGAAAAAAAGCCTTATTATTCTTTTAACAATCGTAATTTTTTGCAGTTGCGAAAAAGAAACAAAAATCGACACAAATTACGTCATTGCCAAATTTCAAGAGAATGCAGAGAATATAAATTCATTGGAATATCGAATGCAGAGAATTGACACTTTTGCTCAAGATGGAACTGTATGGAATAATACTGGAATTGCTTTAATAGAAAAAGATAAAAACGATAAAGTTTTTGGTTTTTCTTTTTATGGCAAAAGAGACGATATTGACAAAGAATATATTTATGACGCTGGAAAAAGGTTTGAAATCTCGAAAACTAGTAAAACTTATGAGGTAGAACCTGGGAACTTTGGATTTATTGGAAGTCCTGGTGGACAAATGGTTCATCAAAATATTTTCAAACTTGACTCAATCTATAAAAATATAACTCTTTCAGAGACTCAAAATTCCTATTTACTTTCTTACGAATTTGAAAACGATACGGTTTACGATGTATCTAATAGATTAAAAGTTTATGAACTCAACAAAACAGACTTTTTCCCAATTCAAATTAAGCAAACATCAGAACGTCTCGGAAATAAATCAATTTCAATTGCAAAATTTAGCGATATAAAAATTAACGAAAACGTCACACTTACAATAAAGGAATCAAAACAGGAATTACAGAATTATACAATAATACAGCCAGAAAAAAGAAAGCCAAATAAATTACTTTCCAAAAAACTACCCTTAATGGAATTATCTGATTTGTTTGACAAGAATACAATTATAAAAGTTAATAACAATAAATTGACTTTGATTGACTTTTGGGAAGTTTGGTGTTCACCTTGTATTGCATCATTCCCGAAAGTAGAAAGTCTAAAAAACAAGTTTGAATCTGAATTAAATGTTTTCGGAATAGTTTCTGAAGACTACGAAAACGCAATCAAAATGGTCGAAAAGAAAGGTACAACTTTTCAAAATTTGATTGGAAATAATGAATTGGAAAAAGAATTTGGTGTCAATAGTTGGCCAAGATACTTTTTAGTAGATAAAAACGGAATTGTACAAAAAGAATATTTTGGATTTTCGGAACAAATCGAAAAGGATATTAAAGAATTTATAACCAAATAA
- a CDS encoding HNH endonuclease — protein sequence MKTCLWCLNTENKVTFLKKAHTIPKSLGGQNFNKNVCDECNEYFGNKQDKNYSIEEALKEAFNITRKRMLLSSKPKKQVGKFKSRFFDITEKKGKYKFEFKTSFRFNSEFQKSLCRSFKRGLYKLYFEELNRQKGIGFETEFDLIRKFARYDENDLPIFYFQRSVGIIMILDKEAETPTLFFERMKYLYSDEYFEEIEFLGHVFGFPKKEFNLENFENYHTKSTEIKKGFFVGITKIEKFTNIDITFNIMNK from the coding sequence ATGAAGACATGTCTTTGGTGCTTAAATACTGAAAATAAAGTTACTTTTTTAAAAAAAGCACACACAATTCCCAAATCTTTGGGTGGGCAAAATTTCAATAAAAATGTATGTGATGAATGCAATGAGTATTTTGGAAATAAACAAGATAAAAATTACTCAATAGAAGAAGCTTTGAAAGAAGCTTTTAATATTACTCGAAAACGAATGTTATTATCTTCTAAACCAAAAAAACAAGTTGGAAAATTTAAATCAAGATTTTTTGATATAACAGAAAAAAAAGGAAAATACAAGTTTGAATTTAAAACTTCCTTTAGGTTTAATAGTGAATTTCAAAAATCTTTATGCCGTTCTTTTAAAAGAGGTTTGTATAAACTATATTTTGAGGAATTAAACAGACAAAAAGGTATCGGATTTGAAACTGAATTTGATTTGATAAGAAAATTCGCGAGATATGATGAAAACGATTTACCTATATTTTACTTCCAAAGAAGTGTTGGAATTATTATGATATTAGACAAAGAAGCAGAAACTCCTACTCTTTTCTTCGAACGAATGAAATATTTATATTCAGATGAATATTTTGAAGAAATTGAATTTTTAGGACACGTTTTTGGCTTTCCAAAAAAGGAATTCAACCTTGAAAATTTTGAAAATTATCATACAAAATCAACAGAAATAAAGAAAGGTTTTTTTGTTGGAATTACAAAAATTGAAAAATTTACAAATATTGATATTACATTTAATATTATGAATAAATAA
- a CDS encoding DNA cytosine methyltransferase, translating into MKIVSFFAGAGGLDLGFQKAGFNVVWANEYDKEIWETYEKNHPNTFLDKRSIVNIPADEVPECDGIIGGPPCQSWSEAGSARGIKDKRGQLFYDFIRILEAKQPKFFLAENVSGMLISKHTEALEGIKELFRNAGIGYELSFQMLNASDYNVPQDRKRVFFIGIRKDLNFKYQFPTETFPKITIENAISDLKKTVIPALEFNNTNGNACKIPNHEYMIGGFSTMFMSRNRVRSWDEQSFTIQAGGRHAPIHPQAPKMKFIEQDVRVFVPGKEKLYRRLSVRECARIQTFPNDFVFHYKKIAAGYKMIGNAVPVNLAHFLANSIKKQIQNAENKPKQVTKKKMVLEKTFS; encoded by the coding sequence ATGAAAATAGTATCTTTTTTCGCAGGAGCTGGTGGACTTGATTTGGGATTCCAAAAAGCAGGTTTTAACGTTGTTTGGGCAAATGAATATGATAAAGAAATATGGGAGACTTATGAAAAAAATCATCCAAATACATTTCTTGACAAAAGAAGCATTGTAAATATTCCCGCAGATGAAGTTCCTGAATGTGATGGGATAATTGGTGGACCACCTTGCCAAAGTTGGAGTGAAGCTGGTTCAGCAAGAGGAATTAAAGACAAAAGAGGTCAGCTGTTTTACGACTTCATCCGAATATTAGAAGCTAAACAACCAAAATTCTTTTTAGCAGAAAACGTTAGTGGAATGCTAATTTCAAAACATACAGAAGCTTTAGAAGGAATAAAAGAACTTTTCAGAAACGCAGGAATTGGCTATGAACTTTCTTTTCAAATGCTAAACGCATCTGATTACAATGTTCCTCAAGACCGGAAAAGAGTGTTCTTTATTGGAATTAGAAAAGACTTGAATTTTAAATATCAATTTCCAACTGAAACATTCCCTAAAATCACAATTGAAAACGCTATTTCAGATTTAAAAAAGACAGTAATTCCTGCATTAGAATTTAATAATACGAATGGTAATGCTTGTAAAATACCAAATCACGAATATATGATTGGTGGGTTTTCAACTATGTTTATGTCAAGAAATAGAGTTAGAAGTTGGGATGAACAATCATTTACAATTCAAGCAGGTGGAAGACACGCTCCTATTCACCCTCAAGCTCCTAAAATGAAATTTATTGAACAAGATGTTCGAGTTTTCGTTCCTGGTAAAGAAAAATTATATCGAAGATTAAGTGTGCGTGAGTGTGCAAGAATTCAAACTTTCCCAAATGACTTTGTTTTTCATTATAAAAAAATAGCTGCTGGTTACAAAATGATTGGGAATGCAGTTCCCGTTAATTTAGCACATTTTTTAGCGAATAGTATCAAAAAACAAATCCAGAACGCAGAAAACAAACCAAAACAAGTTACCAAGAAAAAAATGGTACTAGAAAAAACATTTTCATAA
- a CDS encoding P1 family peptidase, with protein sequence MTKKITTSILLLTCFTLFSQKPRARDLGIQFDGITGKYNAITDVQGVAVGHSTIISGEGENKLGKGPVRTGVTAVFPSGKKKRPLYANWYSLNGNGEMTGTTWITESGFLETPIMLTNSFSVGTVSEATLKWMVNNSWSEDDWWWTFPVVAETYDGFLNDIYGFKVKEEHVLAAINNTSQGFVEEGNVGGGTGMISFGFKAGIGTSSRILKFPNKDYTVGVLVQSNFGDKSRFRIDGVPIGKELKDTLDLKFNAPPKSRRKNGDGSIIVIVATDAPLLPYQLKRIVHRVPIGIGKLGGIGSNGSGDIFIAFSTANKNAYIRKGKASVETLSNDWMNDIFEATIQAVEEAVINAMVSAETMEGINGNKAYALPKKKLIEIMKKYNRIK encoded by the coding sequence ATGACTAAAAAAATTACAACATCAATCTTACTACTAACTTGTTTTACTTTATTTTCTCAAAAACCAAGGGCAAGAGATTTGGGAATACAATTTGATGGAATTACTGGGAAATATAATGCTATAACTGATGTCCAAGGAGTTGCTGTTGGACACTCTACAATAATTTCTGGAGAAGGAGAAAACAAATTAGGTAAAGGTCCCGTAAGAACTGGGGTGACGGCAGTATTTCCGAGCGGAAAGAAAAAAAGACCTTTATATGCAAATTGGTACAGTCTCAATGGAAACGGTGAGATGACAGGAACAACTTGGATAACCGAATCTGGTTTTCTTGAAACCCCGATAATGCTTACGAATTCATTCAGTGTTGGAACCGTAAGCGAAGCTACATTAAAATGGATGGTAAACAACTCATGGAGTGAAGATGATTGGTGGTGGACTTTTCCCGTAGTCGCGGAAACTTATGATGGATTTCTAAATGATATTTATGGATTTAAAGTGAAAGAAGAGCATGTTTTGGCGGCTATTAATAATACATCTCAAGGTTTTGTTGAAGAGGGTAATGTTGGAGGCGGAACAGGTATGATTTCATTTGGATTCAAAGCAGGTATTGGAACTTCTTCTAGAATTTTAAAATTCCCAAATAAAGATTACACAGTAGGAGTTCTTGTTCAATCAAATTTTGGAGACAAAAGTAGGTTTAGAATAGACGGTGTTCCAATAGGAAAAGAATTAAAAGACACTTTAGATTTAAAATTCAATGCACCTCCCAAATCAAGACGAAAAAATGGTGACGGCTCTATAATAGTAATTGTTGCTACAGATGCTCCATTACTACCATATCAACTTAAGAGAATAGTTCATCGAGTTCCAATTGGCATTGGTAAACTTGGAGGAATTGGCTCTAACGGTTCAGGTGATATTTTTATAGCTTTTTCTACTGCAAATAAAAACGCATACATTAGAAAAGGGAAAGCATCCGTGGAAACCTTATCAAACGATTGGATGAACGACATATTTGAAGCGACTATTCAAGCAGTTGAAGAAGCCGTAATAAACGCTATGGTCTCGGCTGAAACAATGGAGGGTATTAATGGAAATAAGGCATATGCATTACCTAAAAAGAAGTTAATCGAAATAATGAAAAAATATAATAGAATAAAGTAA
- a CDS encoding PIN domain-containing protein — translation MKYIFLDTNIFLHFQDFEKIDWLYESSSKACKLVIPPVVIDELDEKKIGTNKIGNRARNILNRFEQLAEMEDSKIKENIDFEILLLKPSREIYETNDLNFDEKDHRLIASMIQFSEVCDLDKILLCSNDIGPRLRAKMYGIKSLKLDSKYLIPNQVSEEEKRIKKLERENQILKTRIPKLDVLFLDENKFLKIKIPQKDYSNFEDFKSQRLKQIKVENPYIESTSPQGNLLAQLSALTSSRIDEYNSQLDQFYSEYENALDKIFEYEKKELLSFNIQFIIKNSGNSPAEDIDLHLHFPDGFELIESSEKEKYPSLPKPPYKPKSAFDFGHSAFPMASPFYNQMTPNTSLNFNSPSIKKTNSYDVDFSRKRLKHGYSEQMEELTIIFDSNSSINNFQIDFELSSGNVPDKLVGKLNVQFEE, via the coding sequence TAGACACCAACATATTCTTACATTTTCAAGATTTTGAAAAAATTGACTGGCTATATGAATCATCTTCTAAAGCCTGCAAATTGGTTATTCCACCTGTCGTAATTGATGAATTAGACGAGAAAAAAATTGGCACCAACAAAATTGGAAATCGTGCGAGAAATATACTAAATCGATTTGAGCAACTTGCAGAGATGGAAGATTCTAAAATCAAAGAAAATATTGATTTTGAAATTCTTTTATTAAAACCAAGTCGAGAAATTTATGAAACAAATGATTTAAACTTTGACGAGAAAGACCATAGACTTATAGCGAGTATGATTCAATTCAGCGAAGTCTGTGATTTAGATAAAATACTATTATGTTCAAATGACATTGGCCCTAGATTAAGAGCTAAAATGTATGGTATTAAATCGTTAAAACTAGATTCTAAATACTTAATACCAAATCAAGTATCTGAAGAAGAAAAAAGAATTAAGAAACTCGAAAGAGAAAATCAAATATTAAAAACAAGAATTCCCAAATTAGATGTATTGTTTTTGGATGAAAATAAATTTCTAAAAATTAAAATTCCTCAAAAAGATTATTCAAACTTTGAAGACTTTAAATCTCAAAGATTAAAACAAATTAAGGTAGAAAACCCCTACATAGAATCTACCAGTCCTCAAGGTAATCTATTAGCTCAACTTAGTGCTTTAACTTCTTCTAGAATTGATGAATATAACAGTCAACTAGATCAATTCTATTCTGAATACGAAAATGCATTGGACAAAATTTTTGAATATGAAAAGAAAGAGTTGCTTTCATTCAATATTCAATTTATAATTAAAAATTCGGGAAATAGTCCTGCAGAAGATATTGATTTACATCTTCATTTTCCTGACGGCTTTGAATTAATTGAAAGTTCAGAAAAAGAAAAATACCCTTCATTACCAAAACCACCCTACAAACCAAAGAGTGCTTTTGATTTTGGACATTCAGCATTTCCAATGGCATCACCTTTTTACAATCAGATGACACCAAACACATCTTTGAATTTTAATTCACCAAGTATAAAAAAAACGAATAGTTATGACGTAGATTTTAGCAGAAAAAGATTAAAACATGGATATTCAGAACAGATGGAAGAATTAACAATCATCTTTGATTCTAATTCTAGCATTAATAATTTTCAAATAGACTTTGAATTGAGTTCGGGGAATGTACCTGATAAATTAGTAGGAAAATTAAATGTGCAGTTTGAAGAATAA
- a CDS encoding GNAT family N-acetyltransferase, producing MKYSLEGKETERLKFRLLKLEDFDDWINLFKGKNVAKFLGMDPNLSEKEMCEIWFEKTFNRYENNLGVMNVLIDKKTNLLIGQCGLLIQSIQNVERLEIGYSILPKYWFKGYASESAIKCKNYAFENNLSDSLISMIHVENIGSEKVALKNGMILEQRIDSYEGSPMNIFRIDKKNWK from the coding sequence ATGAAATACTCACTAGAAGGAAAAGAAACTGAGAGATTGAAATTCAGACTATTAAAATTGGAGGATTTTGATGATTGGATAAATTTATTCAAAGGAAAAAATGTAGCAAAATTCTTAGGAATGGACCCAAATCTTTCTGAAAAAGAAATGTGTGAAATATGGTTCGAGAAAACTTTTAACAGATACGAAAATAATTTAGGTGTAATGAATGTGTTAATAGATAAAAAGACAAATCTATTAATAGGTCAATGTGGTTTACTTATCCAATCTATTCAAAATGTTGAAAGATTGGAAATCGGATATTCTATTCTTCCTAAATATTGGTTCAAAGGGTATGCATCTGAATCTGCTATTAAATGTAAAAATTATGCATTTGAAAATAATCTATCTGACTCTTTAATCTCAATGATTCACGTTGAAAATATTGGTTCTGAAAAAGTTGCTTTAAAAAATGGAATGATTTTGGAGCAGAGAATAGACTCTTATGAAGGATCTCCTATGAACATATTTCGAATTGACAAGAAAAATTGGAAATAA
- a CDS encoding HaeIII family restriction endonuclease, producing MASQTINGKAFEFALLFEFYERLKTITSVSITENQPYKTAKGFFDSFSETEQDTFRITASASINFLIDIEPRLSNGIDKDDILVLELVSDKAGQTGDVRDVLMIRSLQKWEIGISAKNNHRAVKHSRLSNKINFGEKWLGVSCSKNYFQEINPIFDMLTDLRAKDKSTKWTSIENMHQVVYLPILDAFRKELLQLDKENPSIVAENLVQYLIGNQDFYKVIKGNKKVEIQAYNLHGTLNLPFKKLKPKAKIPKLKLPTRLIEIVYQENSTTTLLVSLNEGWQISFRIHNASSRVEPSLKFDINLVSAPHTLFTNHIFVNG from the coding sequence ATGGCTAGTCAAACAATTAATGGTAAAGCTTTTGAATTTGCTTTACTATTTGAATTTTACGAACGTTTGAAAACAATTACAAGCGTTTCAATTACAGAAAACCAACCTTATAAAACAGCCAAAGGCTTTTTTGATAGTTTCAGCGAAACAGAACAAGATACTTTTAGGATAACTGCAAGTGCTTCAATCAATTTTCTTATTGATATAGAACCTAGATTATCAAATGGTATTGACAAAGATGATATTTTGGTTTTGGAATTAGTAAGTGACAAAGCTGGACAGACTGGTGACGTTAGAGATGTTTTAATGATTCGCTCTCTACAAAAATGGGAAATTGGAATTTCTGCAAAAAATAATCATAGAGCTGTTAAACATTCAAGATTATCCAACAAAATCAATTTTGGAGAAAAATGGTTAGGTGTTTCTTGTTCAAAGAATTACTTTCAAGAAATCAATCCAATATTTGATATGCTTACAGATTTGAGAGCAAAAGATAAATCTACAAAATGGACTTCAATTGAAAATATGCACCAAGTTGTGTATTTACCAATATTAGATGCTTTTAGAAAAGAATTACTTCAATTAGACAAAGAAAATCCAAGTATTGTAGCAGAAAATTTGGTGCAATATTTAATAGGAAATCAAGACTTTTACAAAGTAATTAAAGGAAATAAAAAAGTTGAAATTCAGGCATATAATTTACACGGAACCTTGAATTTACCATTTAAAAAATTGAAACCAAAAGCGAAGATTCCTAAACTAAAATTGCCAACAAGATTAATCGAAATTGTTTATCAAGAAAACTCGACAACAACATTATTAGTTTCCTTGAACGAAGGTTGGCAAATATCTTTTAGAATTCATAACGCAAGTTCAAGAGTTGAGCCATCATTGAAATTTGACATTAATTTAGTGAGTGCACCACACACTTTATTTACGAATCACATATTTGTGAACGGATAA
- a CDS encoding helix-turn-helix domain-containing protein: protein MKTTFGEYIRLLRNNNDFTLTQLAAKLNLDSANLSKIENGKRDFDEKRLPKLAKIFKLNLTELRNEYVTDQIGKHIYETNCTKQLLQVAEEKAEYRRTLNKSLQTQ, encoded by the coding sequence ATGAAAACCACATTTGGAGAATACATCCGACTTTTACGAAACAATAACGATTTTACCTTGACTCAACTTGCAGCTAAATTGAATTTAGACTCTGCGAACTTGAGCAAAATCGAAAACGGAAAGCGAGATTTTGACGAAAAACGCTTGCCAAAACTTGCAAAAATCTTCAAACTTAATCTTACAGAGTTGAGAAATGAATATGTAACTGACCAAATTGGAAAACATATTTACGAAACAAATTGCACCAAACAACTCTTACAAGTTGCAGAAGAAAAAGCAGAATATCGCAGAACATTAAATAAATCACTTCAAACACAATAA